A genome region from Streptomyces antimycoticus includes the following:
- the eccD gene encoding type VII secretion integral membrane protein EccD, with product MVAAGTTSGTELSRVTLVGERRRIDLVLPSQEPIGRLLPEILRLLGDQVAARPLSRHLVTASGSALAQDSTLLSAGVPDGAVLRLVRVEDAPSAPVVHDVSDEVAEDLGLRAWRWRPAARRVSAGVAMLVWVLTAGLVARGEFASSSVMSVLLLAALVLVVAGAVAGRAGHRGMATALIAAAGALGVLGAWTLADAQAWSGAARLAGTAGAVALTLLLLGWVSPLERGGLIGAGAVAVMAVGWEVALALQGGGATAVEQARVGAVLAVVSVVVLSVVPRLAMMASGLSALDDRRLGGTSVSRHEVATALTATHRGLALATLVVSVSAGAAGFLALRSPTVWTVLLAVVVAVVVSLRARAFPLTVEVVGVLLASVVVVLRLIVVWVERSSAYGPLAVLVGLAVISLGALAVQPAEHVRVRLRRAGDLAESAGVCALLPLLIGVFGVYGRLLDTFA from the coding sequence GTGGTAGCAGCGGGGACGACAAGCGGTACGGAACTGAGTCGGGTCACTCTCGTCGGGGAGCGTCGGCGCATCGATCTCGTCCTTCCTTCCCAGGAACCGATCGGTCGGCTGCTGCCGGAAATTCTGCGGCTGCTGGGTGATCAGGTTGCGGCGCGGCCCTTGTCTCGGCATCTCGTGACGGCCAGTGGTTCGGCGTTGGCTCAGGACAGCACGTTGCTTTCGGCTGGGGTGCCGGATGGTGCGGTGCTGCGGCTGGTGCGTGTCGAGGACGCGCCGTCGGCGCCGGTGGTGCATGACGTCAGCGATGAGGTGGCGGAGGACCTTGGCCTGCGGGCGTGGCGCTGGCGCCCGGCGGCACGTCGGGTGTCGGCGGGGGTCGCCATGCTCGTGTGGGTGCTGACCGCCGGGTTGGTTGCTCGTGGTGAGTTCGCGTCGTCCTCCGTCATGTCCGTCTTGCTGCTCGCGGCGCTGGTGCTGGTTGTGGCGGGCGCGGTGGCTGGGCGTGCGGGGCATCGTGGGATGGCCACGGCGTTGATCGCCGCGGCGGGTGCGCTCGGTGTCCTGGGCGCGTGGACGTTGGCCGACGCGCAGGCGTGGTCGGGTGCGGCGCGGCTCGCCGGGACAGCAGGGGCCGTGGCGCTGACGCTGTTGCTCCTGGGGTGGGTTTCGCCGCTGGAGCGTGGTGGGCTGATCGGGGCCGGGGCGGTCGCGGTCATGGCCGTCGGCTGGGAAGTGGCCTTGGCGTTGCAGGGCGGTGGTGCGACGGCTGTGGAGCAGGCTCGTGTGGGAGCGGTTCTGGCGGTCGTGTCGGTCGTGGTGCTGAGTGTGGTGCCGCGGCTGGCGATGATGGCGTCGGGCTTGTCCGCACTGGACGACCGGCGCTTGGGTGGAACCTCCGTGAGCCGCCACGAAGTGGCTACGGCGTTGACGGCCACGCATCGCGGGCTGGCGCTCGCCACGCTCGTGGTATCCGTCTCGGCAGGCGCGGCCGGGTTCCTCGCACTGCGTTCGCCCACGGTGTGGACGGTCCTGCTGGCCGTGGTCGTGGCTGTGGTGGTGTCGCTGCGGGCCCGCGCTTTCCCGTTGACCGTCGAGGTCGTGGGCGTGCTGCTGGCCAGTGTGGTCGTGGTTTTGCGGTTGATCGTGGTGTGGGTGGAGCGTTCCTCGGCCTACGGGCCGCTGGCGGTGCTCGTCGGGCTCGCGGTCATCTCGCTCGGGGCTTTGGCGGTGCAGCCCGCCGAGCATGTTCGGGTGCGTCTGCGGCGTGCGGGGGATCTGGCCGAGTCGGCCGGGGTGTGTGCGTTGCTGCCGCTGTTGATCGGGGTGTTCGGGGTCTACGGGCGCCTGTTGGACACGTTCGCGTAG